A DNA window from Mycobacterium sp. IDR2000157661 contains the following coding sequences:
- a CDS encoding class I adenylate-forming enzyme family protein — protein MRGHPLSTHIADVLALDPSARAIEYDGAWCSWGEVNALARRIASFAPAGRRVGMLLRNRPAHVAGLLGVLVGGGTAVVINPTRGDDRVRADIDALRLPLIIGRHADLARLVSTTDTTTVALDGFTTPITAADLPGAADGPADIAVRMLTSGTTGPPKRIDLTYDMLAYSVVGPAFETASPPRTLRRGVAIVNAPLVHIGGVFRVLQSVCAGRSFALLDRFELDRWADAVRRHKPAAVSLVPAALRAVLHSDLTRDDLAGVRAVTCGTAPLSADDADAFTGKFGIPVLTSYAATEFGGGVAGWTLADYRDHWHDKRGSVGRASPGAHLRVVDDDGDPLKPGEVGLLEVRPGQLGADAEWMRTTDLARIDTDGFIWIVGRADQAIIRGGFKVMPDDVRAALESHPAVRDAAVVGSRDARLGEVPVAMVEPRRPVESPQLIDYLRSRLAPYEIPTHIAIVDHLPRTPSGKPDLAAVRRFFTGDHG, from the coding sequence ATGCGGGGTCATCCGCTAAGCACGCACATCGCCGACGTCCTGGCCCTGGACCCCTCGGCACGGGCGATCGAGTACGACGGAGCGTGGTGCAGTTGGGGTGAGGTCAATGCGCTCGCCAGGCGGATCGCGTCGTTCGCGCCGGCCGGCCGGCGGGTCGGGATGCTGCTGCGCAACCGCCCCGCGCACGTGGCGGGCCTGCTGGGCGTGCTGGTGGGCGGCGGCACCGCCGTGGTCATCAACCCGACCCGCGGGGACGACCGCGTGCGCGCCGACATCGACGCACTGCGCCTGCCGCTGATCATCGGCCGGCACGCCGATCTCGCCCGACTCGTGTCCACAACCGACACCACCACCGTGGCGCTGGACGGCTTCACAACCCCCATCACGGCCGCCGACCTGCCGGGCGCCGCCGACGGGCCCGCGGACATAGCGGTGCGGATGCTCACCAGCGGCACCACTGGACCACCCAAGCGGATCGATCTGACCTACGACATGCTGGCGTACAGCGTGGTCGGGCCTGCGTTCGAAACGGCGTCCCCACCGCGAACTCTGCGGCGTGGCGTCGCGATCGTCAATGCGCCTCTGGTGCATATCGGTGGAGTGTTCCGCGTCCTGCAATCCGTCTGTGCGGGCAGGTCGTTCGCGTTGCTCGATCGCTTCGAGTTGGACCGGTGGGCCGACGCCGTGCGCAGGCACAAGCCGGCGGCCGTCTCCCTGGTGCCTGCCGCCCTGCGCGCGGTGCTGCACTCCGATCTGACCCGCGACGACCTCGCCGGCGTCCGGGCCGTCACCTGCGGCACTGCGCCGTTGTCCGCCGACGACGCCGACGCGTTCACCGGCAAGTTCGGTATCCCGGTCCTGACCTCCTACGCGGCAACCGAATTCGGCGGTGGTGTCGCCGGCTGGACGCTGGCCGACTACCGTGACCACTGGCACGACAAGCGCGGCAGTGTCGGTCGAGCCAGCCCCGGCGCGCACCTGCGCGTCGTCGACGACGACGGCGATCCGCTGAAACCCGGCGAGGTCGGCCTGCTGGAGGTCAGGCCCGGACAACTGGGCGCCGACGCGGAGTGGATGCGCACGACCGACCTGGCCCGCATCGACACGGACGGGTTCATCTGGATCGTGGGCCGCGCCGACCAGGCGATCATTCGCGGCGGGTTCAAGGTGATGCCCGACGACGTGCGCGCCGCGCTGGAGAGCCACCCGGCCGTCCGGGACGCCGCCGTGGTCGGAAGCCGTGACGCTCGGCTCGGGGAAGTCCCTGTCGCCATGGTCGAGCCCCGCCGGCCCGTCGAGTCGCCACAGCTGATCGACTATCTGCGAAGCAGGTTGGCTCCGTATGAGATTCCGACCCATATAGCGATCGTTGACCACCTGCCACGCACCCCGTCTGGCAAGCCGGACCTGGCGGCCGTGCGACGATTCTTCACCGGCGACCATGGCTGA
- a CDS encoding class I adenylate-forming enzyme family protein produces the protein MAEGLTLRAALRGQARARGAHPLLVCDDDRLTYAEADRRSAMLARGLIALGAGKGTHVGVLYPNGSAFIVAMLAAARIGATVIPVSTFATAPEMCEQLAHADVQILLGTASFRSHDYRQRLADRTGLPLLRHVLIDTEPPQRVGEALLAALEDDVEPSDVLAIIYTSGSTSAPKGVVHTHASLLDHQVVLNAIRGLRASDRLFCNSPFFWVGGFAFSILATVLAGATLVCSNASDAGETLDLIEAVRPTMTNGFVAGIAALARHPSLPHRDLSSMRRGNLYPIMAPDVRPADPELRHTMLGMTETGSVITISDDESDQPEHRRGSFGRPTPGFDTKVVDPDTGRTVDVGEVGELWVRGPYLMQRYYKRSREECFDPDGWFHTGDLVRTDADGYVYFVGRRGAMIKTAGANVAPAEVERAIAKVTGGTVAHVMGLPDPQRGQVVAAVIVQEESTGFDEAVLRDRLAEVLSSYKIPRRFAVVAAVPVMSSGKVDIARLAEVFDD, from the coding sequence ATGGCTGAGGGCCTGACGCTCCGCGCCGCGCTGCGCGGCCAGGCCCGTGCCCGCGGCGCACACCCGCTGTTGGTCTGCGACGACGACCGTCTCACGTACGCCGAGGCCGATCGGCGCTCCGCCATGCTCGCACGGGGTTTGATCGCGCTCGGCGCGGGCAAGGGCACCCACGTCGGCGTGCTTTATCCCAACGGTTCCGCGTTCATCGTCGCGATGCTGGCCGCCGCACGTATCGGGGCCACGGTCATCCCGGTCTCGACGTTCGCCACGGCGCCGGAGATGTGTGAGCAACTCGCCCACGCCGACGTGCAGATCCTGCTGGGCACCGCATCCTTCCGGTCGCATGACTACCGGCAGCGGCTGGCCGACCGGACCGGACTCCCACTGCTGCGTCACGTCCTCATCGACACCGAGCCCCCGCAGCGGGTCGGCGAAGCGCTACTCGCCGCGCTCGAGGACGACGTCGAGCCTTCCGACGTCCTGGCGATCATCTACACCTCGGGTTCGACCAGCGCCCCGAAGGGCGTCGTGCACACGCACGCCTCACTGCTCGACCACCAGGTGGTACTCAACGCGATCCGCGGCCTGCGGGCATCCGACCGGCTGTTCTGCAATTCGCCGTTCTTCTGGGTGGGCGGGTTCGCGTTCTCGATCCTGGCGACAGTGCTCGCGGGCGCAACCCTGGTGTGTTCCAACGCCTCCGATGCCGGCGAGACGCTCGACCTCATCGAGGCGGTGAGGCCGACGATGACCAACGGGTTCGTCGCGGGCATCGCAGCCCTGGCCCGCCATCCCAGCCTGCCGCACCGCGACCTCTCGTCGATGCGCCGCGGCAACCTGTACCCGATCATGGCACCCGACGTGCGGCCCGCCGACCCCGAACTGCGCCACACCATGTTGGGCATGACCGAGACCGGCAGCGTCATCACGATCAGCGACGACGAGTCCGATCAGCCCGAGCACCGGCGTGGCTCTTTCGGCCGGCCCACGCCGGGCTTCGACACCAAGGTCGTCGATCCGGATACCGGCCGCACCGTGGACGTCGGCGAGGTCGGAGAGCTGTGGGTGCGCGGGCCGTACCTGATGCAGCGCTACTACAAGCGCAGCCGCGAGGAGTGCTTCGACCCCGACGGCTGGTTCCACACCGGCGATCTCGTGCGCACCGACGCCGACGGCTACGTGTACTTCGTCGGGCGCCGCGGCGCGATGATCAAGACCGCAGGCGCCAACGTCGCACCTGCCGAGGTGGAGCGCGCCATCGCCAAGGTCACCGGCGGCACGGTCGCCCACGTCATGGGGCTCCCGGATCCGCAACGCGGCCAGGTGGTCGCGGCGGTCATCGTGCAGGAGGAGAGCACCGGGTTCGACGAGGCGGTGTTACGCGACAGGCTGGCAGAGGTGTTGTCGTCGTACAAGATTCCTCGTCGGTTCGCCGTGGTCGCTGCGGTTCCGGTCATGTCGAGCGGCAAGGTGGACATTGCGCGGCT